Proteins from a genomic interval of Thermoanaerobacterium thermosaccharolyticum DSM 571:
- a CDS encoding class II fructose-1,6-bisphosphate aldolase, whose protein sequence is MLVTGIELLKKANEEGYAVGAFNTNNLEITQAIVEAAEEMKSPAIIQVSEGGLKYAGIETISAIVRTLATKASVPIALHLDHGTDFNNVMKCLRNGWTSVMMDASKLPLEKNIEVTKNVVTIAHGMGVSVEAEIGKIGGTEDNVTVDEREAAMTDPDEAYKFAKETGVDYLAISIGTAHGPYKGEPKLDFDRLKKIKEMLKMPIVLHGASGVPEADIRKAVSLGVNKINIDTDIRQAFAARLRELLKEDEEVYDPRKILGPCKEAMKEVVKSKMRMFGSEGRA, encoded by the coding sequence ATGTTAGTAACAGGTATAGAATTATTAAAAAAGGCCAATGAAGAAGGCTACGCAGTTGGTGCTTTTAATACTAACAATCTTGAGATAACCCAAGCCATTGTCGAGGCTGCAGAAGAGATGAAATCTCCTGCCATAATTCAGGTTAGTGAAGGCGGTTTAAAATATGCTGGCATTGAGACAATTTCTGCAATCGTAAGAACACTGGCAACTAAAGCATCAGTTCCCATCGCATTGCATTTAGATCATGGTACAGATTTTAATAACGTCATGAAGTGCTTGAGAAATGGCTGGACTTCAGTTATGATGGACGCATCTAAGTTACCCCTTGAGAAAAACATTGAAGTGACGAAAAACGTTGTAACTATTGCACACGGCATGGGTGTATCTGTAGAGGCAGAGATAGGCAAAATTGGCGGTACAGAAGACAACGTAACTGTTGATGAAAGAGAAGCTGCTATGACGGATCCTGATGAAGCGTACAAATTTGCGAAAGAGACAGGTGTTGACTACCTTGCTATATCTATAGGTACTGCTCATGGTCCTTACAAAGGTGAGCCTAAACTTGATTTTGATAGACTTAAAAAGATAAAAGAGATGCTTAAGATGCCTATCGTACTTCACGGTGCATCGGGAGTTCCTGAAGCTGACATAAGAAAGGCCGTAAGTTTAGGCGTAAATAAAATCAACATAGATACTGACATAAGACAAGCTTTTGCTGCAAGATTAAGAGAACTTTTAAAAGAAGATGAAGAAGTCTACGATCCAAGAAAGATTTTAGGTCCATGCAAAGAGGCAATGAAAGAAGTTGTAAAGAGTAAGATGAGGATGTTTGGCTCAGAAGGAAGAGCTTAA
- a CDS encoding response regulator codes for MGRILIVDDNKGVCSLLKEIFTMEGHYAKTCNEIEKVHEKLENFQPDLSIFDIHIGKCDVLEFTKSLKRLYPQMEIIFMSADDPEECFKGQKFIKKPFDIFKIREYINKILGDKLAV; via the coding sequence TTGGGGAGGATCTTGATTGTAGATGACAACAAAGGTGTGTGTTCACTGCTGAAAGAAATTTTTACAATGGAAGGCCACTATGCTAAGACATGCAATGAAATCGAAAAAGTCCATGAGAAACTGGAAAATTTTCAGCCGGATTTAAGCATTTTTGACATACATATTGGTAAGTGCGATGTTTTGGAATTTACAAAAAGCCTAAAGCGGTTGTATCCACAGATGGAAATCATTTTCATGTCAGCGGATGACCCTGAAGAGTGTTTTAAAGGACAAAAGTTCATTAAAAAGCCTTTTGACATTTTTAAAATCAGGGAGTATATAAATAAAATTTTAGGTGACAAATTGGCAGTGTAA
- a CDS encoding N-acetylmuramoyl-L-alanine amidase, which produces MRKAVAILSILLFILALHATSYAYSGNIVVDGKVVNYNVPDITITIDGNKFDTGNNPPLILDGNTIVPLRSIGQGLGASVNWDGSTQTITVTKGKVFKFFIGKNYATVDGNKVQLPAPARLINNNTSYVPMRFLFESLGYDVKWIGDKYLIQVTSKVTVPPTSSNVNITDFSSSYANGKYTITVKADGPLTYKQGTINDSSGVRLYFDFSNAINAVTNKQISINQGGLNMAYIGQNQLQPAITRLVVSMTTSLPYTITQSQDKKEFDISFNIGNNSSSSNNGPLIYIDPGHGGSDPGAIGVGGIHEANIALAIGLKLKTLLDNGGFRTMISRTTDTYVGLYDRPDQANNAGADAFVSIHCDAFDSPSANGTTVLYYPNGYNGDTRDEKTFAQIIHDNLMKEINTTDRGLSERPKLVVLNQTKMVAVLVETGFVTSPTDAQLLTDDNFQWKIAQGIYNGLVQYFTELKNGTIKSTIS; this is translated from the coding sequence TTGAGGAAAGCCGTTGCAATTCTATCTATTTTGCTTTTTATTTTAGCACTTCATGCTACTTCTTATGCGTACAGCGGAAATATCGTTGTAGATGGCAAAGTAGTAAATTACAATGTACCAGATATCACTATAACTATCGATGGGAATAAATTTGATACAGGTAATAATCCACCGCTTATATTGGATGGAAATACAATTGTGCCATTAAGATCAATTGGGCAGGGATTAGGTGCCAGCGTTAACTGGGATGGATCGACCCAGACTATAACTGTTACGAAAGGGAAAGTTTTCAAATTTTTTATAGGGAAAAATTATGCGACTGTAGATGGCAATAAGGTTCAGCTTCCAGCACCTGCAAGGCTTATAAACAATAATACATCTTATGTTCCTATGCGATTTTTATTTGAAAGCTTAGGCTATGATGTAAAGTGGATAGGAGATAAATACCTTATACAAGTTACATCAAAGGTGACGGTTCCTCCCACATCCAGTAATGTCAATATTACGGATTTCAGTTCTTCTTATGCAAATGGCAAGTACACAATAACTGTAAAAGCAGATGGTCCATTGACGTACAAGCAGGGTACGATAAATGATAGCTCTGGTGTAAGACTCTATTTTGACTTTAGCAATGCTATAAATGCAGTTACTAATAAGCAGATCTCCATAAATCAAGGTGGACTTAATATGGCTTATATTGGACAGAACCAGCTTCAGCCAGCTATCACAAGGCTTGTTGTAAGCATGACTACCAGTCTGCCATATACAATTACGCAATCACAAGATAAAAAAGAATTTGATATATCATTTAACATTGGGAATAATAGTTCCAGCTCTAATAACGGACCTTTAATCTATATTGATCCCGGTCATGGAGGTTCTGATCCAGGAGCTATTGGTGTTGGCGGGATACATGAAGCAAACATAGCTCTTGCTATTGGATTAAAGTTAAAGACGCTTTTAGACAATGGCGGATTTCGGACGATGATATCTAGGACTACTGATACGTACGTAGGACTTTATGATAGGCCAGATCAAGCGAATAATGCAGGTGCAGATGCATTTGTAAGTATTCACTGCGATGCCTTTGATTCACCATCTGCAAACGGAACGACAGTCCTCTACTACCCGAATGGATATAATGGCGATACGAGAGATGAAAAGACATTTGCGCAAATCATACACGATAATTTGATGAAAGAAATAAATACCACAGATAGAGGTTTATCTGAAAGACCTAAATTGGTAGTTTTAAATCAGACTAAGATGGTAGCAGTTTTGGTAGAAACAGGATTTGTCACAAGCCCTACAGACGCTCAGCTTTTGACAGATGATAATTTTCAATGGAAAATTGCGCAGGGCATTTACAATGGCTTAGTTCAATATTTTACGGAGCTCAAGAATGGAACTATTAAGTCGACTATTTCATAA
- a CDS encoding FAD-dependent oxidoreductase, with protein sequence MQKKYLKTTILIFIVSALIITVIGGYFYVEKHKKTPQNATAKVIEKKQNLPKPIKLNLPDDGNQYDVIVVGAEPEGVAAARSAAKNDAKVLIIDKHNGPGGLMTYGMLNTIDMSKGPNGILLTQGTFKEFFKGIGSKNSFDVNKAKEVFLKLLSLPNITQSYNTVFEKPIMDGKKIIGITALKDGKQVNFYGERIIDATQDADVAASAGVPYTVGAEDMGVKGKVQASTLVFRLKGLDWDNLIKIIKYEKKIPATYINDTSANGFLSITKKYKPSTQMLRLRGLNLGKQDDGTVLVNALLIYGVDGLNKESIDNGTQLAKKELPRIVEFFRANIPGFEKAELDGTADELYIRETRHIKGYYTLDINDVVFNRDFYDRIAIGSYPVDVQATSPEDTGFVYGKPVEYAVPFRCIVPQNVDNLLVVGRSASYSHLAAGSARTIPIGMAEGDAAGVASAYSIAKNKSFADIIGSEEDIKNIQSILVNQGAYLTPFKVEESVEKSWAFDGLKFVLHWGLIVPGYTNDYKLDENIKSISFYYMTSNMIKRSIPDKSQLIDDNYQYLQKYIVDKSLTKEEAADILLTYAGYRNEANGNSGDLFKMAYEKGLVSKEAYIDVLKSGNVKWQDAYDMTLSLYNYINK encoded by the coding sequence TTGCAAAAAAAATATTTAAAAACTACAATACTCATTTTCATAGTATCAGCATTAATAATTACAGTAATAGGCGGCTACTTTTACGTAGAAAAGCACAAAAAAACACCGCAAAATGCCACAGCTAAAGTAATTGAAAAAAAGCAAAACCTTCCTAAGCCAATTAAGCTTAATCTGCCTGATGATGGCAATCAATATGATGTGATAGTCGTAGGAGCAGAACCGGAAGGTGTAGCTGCTGCAAGGTCTGCAGCTAAAAATGATGCTAAAGTTTTAATAATTGATAAGCACAATGGTCCCGGTGGCCTTATGACGTACGGCATGTTAAACACAATTGATATGAGCAAGGGCCCCAATGGAATATTGCTTACTCAAGGTACATTTAAAGAATTTTTTAAAGGCATAGGCTCAAAAAACTCTTTTGATGTAAACAAGGCAAAAGAAGTATTTTTAAAGCTTTTAAGTTTGCCAAATATAACACAGTCTTACAATACAGTATTTGAGAAACCCATAATGGATGGAAAAAAGATAATAGGCATAACCGCACTAAAAGATGGAAAACAAGTAAATTTCTATGGGGAAAGGATAATCGACGCAACACAGGATGCTGACGTTGCAGCCTCAGCAGGTGTTCCATACACAGTTGGAGCTGAAGACATGGGTGTAAAAGGCAAAGTACAGGCATCAACACTTGTATTCAGATTAAAAGGATTAGATTGGGACAACCTTATAAAAATAATAAAGTACGAGAAGAAGATACCAGCGACGTATATAAACGACACATCAGCAAATGGATTTTTATCAATTACGAAAAAGTACAAGCCATCTACACAGATGTTGAGGCTAAGAGGATTAAACCTAGGAAAGCAAGATGACGGCACAGTATTAGTAAATGCCCTTTTGATATACGGCGTAGACGGACTTAATAAAGAGTCAATCGACAATGGAACACAATTAGCAAAGAAAGAACTTCCACGAATAGTCGAATTTTTTAGAGCAAATATTCCGGGCTTTGAAAAAGCAGAGCTTGATGGCACAGCAGATGAACTTTATATAAGAGAAACAAGGCATATAAAAGGATATTACACACTGGACATAAACGATGTTGTATTTAATAGAGATTTCTATGATAGAATTGCAATAGGCTCATATCCTGTAGATGTACAAGCCACATCGCCAGAGGACACAGGCTTTGTATATGGAAAACCAGTAGAATATGCAGTGCCTTTTAGGTGCATAGTACCACAGAATGTAGACAACCTCTTGGTAGTTGGACGGTCAGCATCCTACAGCCATCTAGCAGCAGGATCAGCCAGGACAATACCGATAGGGATGGCAGAAGGAGATGCTGCAGGTGTAGCATCTGCATATTCAATAGCCAAGAATAAATCATTTGCTGACATAATAGGAAGCGAAGAAGATATAAAGAATATACAATCTATTTTAGTAAATCAGGGAGCATACCTTACGCCGTTTAAAGTAGAAGAAAGTGTAGAGAAAAGCTGGGCTTTTGACGGACTAAAATTTGTCCTCCACTGGGGACTTATAGTACCTGGTTACACAAATGACTACAAACTTGATGAAAACATAAAAAGCATATCATTTTACTATATGACATCAAACATGATTAAAAGGTCAATACCAGATAAATCACAGCTTATAGATGATAACTATCAATATTTGCAAAAATACATTGTAGACAAGTCGCTTACAAAGGAAGAAGCCGCAGACATACTTTTGACATATGCAGGATACAGAAATGAGGCAAATGGCAATAGTGGAGACCTTTTTAAAATGGCTTATGAAAAAGGGCTTGTATCTAAAGAAGCATATATAGATGTTTTGAAAAGTGGAAATGTTAAATGGCAGGATGCCTATGACATGACACTGTCATTATATAATTACATTAATAAATAA
- a CDS encoding ABC transporter ATP-binding protein → MARNMVKQDEDLRRMSNFVILKRLFKYLKKHKFRVFLVIMLLIFEMIVSLINPVLMKTAIDKNIRNGDIKGLLIIGLLMVSLNFMAMMASKVRIVKMASVTNDILVTIRHELYSHIQKLSFSFFDSRPVGKILARVIGDVNSLQDLFNNSVTNFIPQILTVVCVGAMMFYLNHKLALASMTLLPLLVIGLFSIETLSRRRWQNFRRKRSTFNAYTHEDFSGIKVVQEFANEDKTSYIFFELVKDMMGSFVHAVKLNDLFWPMVDASYGLGAVILYYFSAKLIGSGLTIGTIIAFTMYIGMFWRPILDISNFYNSLVMSFASAERIFEIMDIEPDIVDIKNAIKMPKIKGAVEFKNVTFSYDDGNVVLDNVSFKVNPGEIVALVGPTGAGKTTIVNLISRFYDPSKGAVLIDGKDIKHVELESLRSQMGIMLQDTFLFSATIKENIRYGKLDATDEDIIAAAKAVNAHDFIMKMEKGYDTEVNERGSRLSVGQRQLISFARALLANPRILILDEATSNIDTQTERLVQRGIKRLLTGRTSFVIAHRLSTIRDADRIMVVDGGRIVEVGTHDELMNLRGLYYDLYMSQYRFLSEGA, encoded by the coding sequence ATGGCGAGAAATATGGTAAAGCAGGATGAAGATTTGAGGCGCATGTCAAACTTTGTGATATTAAAGAGACTCTTTAAGTACCTCAAGAAACATAAATTTAGAGTATTTCTTGTAATAATGCTTTTGATTTTTGAGATGATTGTAAGTCTTATAAATCCAGTTCTTATGAAGACGGCCATTGACAAAAATATAAGGAATGGCGATATTAAGGGACTTCTTATAATCGGGCTTTTGATGGTATCGCTAAATTTCATGGCTATGATGGCATCGAAAGTTAGAATAGTGAAGATGGCATCTGTAACAAATGATATACTGGTGACGATAAGGCATGAACTTTATAGCCACATACAAAAACTTTCATTTTCATTTTTTGATTCTAGGCCTGTAGGTAAAATCTTGGCAAGGGTTATTGGGGATGTAAATTCACTGCAGGATCTTTTTAACAACAGCGTTACAAACTTTATTCCACAGATTTTGACAGTTGTGTGCGTAGGAGCTATGATGTTTTATTTAAACCATAAATTAGCACTGGCATCTATGACACTGCTTCCACTGCTTGTGATTGGGCTTTTTTCTATAGAGACTTTATCGAGAAGAAGGTGGCAAAATTTTAGGAGAAAGCGATCCACATTTAACGCCTACACTCACGAAGATTTTTCTGGCATAAAAGTCGTCCAGGAATTTGCAAATGAGGATAAGACATCATATATATTTTTCGAGCTTGTAAAAGACATGATGGGAAGTTTTGTCCATGCCGTGAAGTTAAACGATCTGTTTTGGCCGATGGTAGATGCATCTTACGGTCTTGGTGCGGTTATACTGTACTATTTCAGTGCAAAGCTTATTGGAAGTGGACTTACGATAGGGACAATAATTGCATTTACAATGTATATAGGCATGTTTTGGAGACCTATACTTGATATAAGCAATTTCTACAACAGCTTGGTCATGTCTTTTGCGTCTGCTGAAAGAATATTTGAGATTATGGACATTGAGCCGGATATAGTGGATATAAAAAATGCGATAAAGATGCCCAAGATAAAAGGAGCAGTGGAATTTAAAAATGTTACATTCAGCTATGACGATGGAAACGTAGTTTTAGACAATGTCAGTTTTAAAGTAAATCCAGGAGAGATTGTGGCACTTGTAGGTCCTACGGGGGCAGGCAAGACGACGATTGTCAATTTAATCAGTCGTTTTTACGACCCTTCCAAGGGGGCTGTCTTAATAGATGGCAAAGACATAAAACACGTAGAGCTAGAGTCACTAAGAAGTCAGATGGGCATCATGCTGCAAGATACATTTTTGTTTTCAGCTACAATAAAGGAAAATATCAGGTACGGAAAGCTCGATGCTACAGATGAAGATATAATAGCAGCAGCAAAAGCGGTAAATGCGCATGACTTCATCATGAAGATGGAAAAGGGTTATGATACAGAAGTAAATGAGAGAGGATCACGGCTTTCTGTGGGACAGAGGCAGCTAATATCATTTGCAAGAGCACTTTTGGCAAATCCCCGCATATTGATACTTGATGAAGCTACGTCTAATATCGATACCCAAACAGAAAGGCTTGTTCAAAGAGGTATAAAAAGGCTCCTTACAGGTAGGACATCTTTTGTCATAGCTCACAGGCTTTCTACTATAAGAGATGCCGATAGGATAATGGTGGTAGATGGAGGCAGAATTGTAGAGGTAGGGACGCACGATGAGCTTATGAATCTTAGAGGCCTTTATTACGATCTTTACATGTCCCAGTACAGATTTTTAAGCGAAGGTGCTTAG
- a CDS encoding ABC transporter ATP-binding protein: MRRVLKYVLRYKWHVIIPTIAMILAIALDMFNPYLQELITDKVFIGGNKSLLWPILWGFIAITVLRAVLGYVKEYIFDVLSAKISIDIKKDLFDHIQSLPFSYFDSMNTGELMSRIGEDVDNVWRSVSFGIRMFIENMIYFITASVILFLINWKLTVVSLLGMPFIGYLALQFEKKIGISYGKLSDQGVLMNTAAQENIAGVRLVKAFAREKYEIMKFLNLNNENFELSMEQNKIVAKYFPPIDFLTNFSIVILVVLGGILVVKNSLSIGELVAFSGYIYMLIWPMRMLGFLTNLIAQADASAKKIMKIMDVVPSIRDSDESIRIKNLKGDVEFRNVSFKYNDELVLKNINFKVDAGKTVAIMGTTGSGKSSLVNLIGRYYDVSEGAVYIDGYDVRDINLHDLRSQMAVVQQDTFLFSESIEENVRFGKENATFEEVKEALRLACADDFVEEFDDKYDTIIGERGIGLSGGQKQRISIARALIRDAKILILDDATSALDMDTEFRLLKNLSERRKNATTFIIAHRISAVKNADMILYMEDGRIVEKGTHEELLKKRGRYYEIYLEQFKNFSDVEYSETDVCN, encoded by the coding sequence TTGAGGAGAGTTTTAAAATATGTTTTAAGGTACAAGTGGCACGTTATAATACCAACTATTGCGATGATACTTGCAATTGCTCTTGATATGTTTAATCCATATCTTCAGGAGCTTATAACTGATAAAGTATTTATAGGCGGAAATAAAAGCTTATTATGGCCTATACTGTGGGGATTTATTGCAATTACGGTTTTAAGGGCTGTGCTTGGGTATGTGAAGGAGTATATATTTGATGTACTTTCAGCAAAGATAAGCATAGATATAAAGAAGGACCTTTTCGACCACATACAAAGTCTTCCTTTCAGCTACTTTGACAGTATGAATACAGGGGAGCTTATGTCAAGGATAGGCGAAGACGTTGATAATGTGTGGAGAAGTGTTTCTTTTGGGATACGGATGTTTATTGAAAACATGATATATTTTATAACTGCATCGGTGATACTTTTTCTTATAAACTGGAAGCTTACAGTAGTAAGCCTTTTAGGTATGCCATTTATTGGCTATCTTGCGCTGCAGTTTGAAAAGAAGATCGGCATATCTTACGGCAAGTTAAGCGACCAAGGAGTGCTTATGAATACAGCCGCACAGGAGAATATAGCAGGCGTGAGGCTTGTAAAGGCATTTGCGAGAGAAAAGTACGAGATCATGAAATTTTTAAACCTCAATAATGAAAACTTTGAGCTTAGTATGGAACAAAACAAGATAGTGGCAAAGTATTTTCCACCTATCGATTTTCTCACAAATTTTTCGATTGTGATACTGGTGGTTTTGGGTGGCATACTTGTTGTAAAAAATTCATTGTCTATTGGTGAATTGGTGGCTTTTAGCGGTTATATATACATGCTTATATGGCCCATGAGGATGCTAGGATTTTTGACAAACTTAATAGCTCAAGCTGATGCATCAGCAAAGAAGATAATGAAGATAATGGATGTGGTGCCGTCTATAAGGGACAGCGATGAATCAATAAGGATAAAAAACTTAAAAGGTGATGTGGAGTTTAGAAACGTATCATTTAAATATAATGATGAATTGGTTTTAAAGAATATTAATTTTAAAGTTGATGCAGGAAAGACGGTTGCTATAATGGGTACTACTGGCTCCGGTAAGTCATCGCTGGTAAATCTCATCGGCAGATATTATGATGTATCGGAGGGTGCTGTCTATATCGATGGATACGATGTTAGAGATATAAACCTTCATGATTTGAGAAGCCAGATGGCTGTCGTACAGCAGGATACATTTCTGTTTTCAGAAAGCATTGAAGAAAACGTAAGGTTTGGAAAGGAAAATGCTACGTTTGAAGAAGTGAAAGAAGCATTAAGGCTCGCCTGTGCAGATGATTTTGTAGAGGAGTTTGATGACAAGTATGACACGATAATCGGTGAAAGGGGCATAGGCTTATCTGGTGGACAGAAGCAGAGGATATCAATTGCAAGAGCCCTTATAAGGGATGCAAAGATACTGATATTGGACGATGCAACGTCTGCACTGGATATGGATACAGAGTTTAGGCTTTTAAAGAATTTAAGCGAAAGGCGGAAGAATGCTACAACATTTATCATTGCTCATAGAATATCGGCGGTTAAGAATGCAGACATGATACTTTATATGGAGGATGGGCGCATCGTTGAGAAAGGAACCCATGAGGAGCTTCTTAAGAAGAGAGGAAGATACTACGAAATTTACTTAGAACAGTTTAAGAATTTCAGCGATGTTGAATACAGTGAGACTGATGTGTGCAACTAA
- a CDS encoding YgiT-type zinc finger protein has protein sequence MNDRCFKCGGKLEKKETRIEKWVNDKLIVIEHVPVFECVECGERYFDADTSLKLDEYFYEKKPVKTIEVPVFEYKES, from the coding sequence ATGAATGACAGGTGTTTTAAGTGTGGTGGGAAATTAGAAAAGAAAGAGACGAGAATAGAAAAATGGGTAAATGATAAGCTTATTGTTATTGAGCATGTGCCGGTATTTGAATGCGTAGAATGTGGTGAAAGGTATTTTGATGCAGATACATCACTAAAACTTGATGAGTACTTTTATGAGAAAAAACCTGTAAAAACAATTGAAGTTCCAGTTTTTGAATATAAAGAAAGCTGA
- a CDS encoding DUF4258 domain-containing protein, translating to MNDFDIKMIKKLILKGQWLLSEHALDKLLERNLRIVDVLTSILNGEILEDYPDDPRGHSCLILGKKDNKYIHTVCGFQNKSLVIITSYIPELPKWIDERTRGGKYHE from the coding sequence ATGAATGATTTTGATATAAAAATGATCAAGAAGTTGATATTAAAAGGTCAATGGTTATTGAGTGAGCATGCTTTAGATAAACTGCTTGAGAGAAACTTAAGGATTGTTGATGTTTTAACATCTATATTAAATGGTGAAATTTTAGAGGATTATCCTGATGATCCAAGAGGTCATAGTTGCCTTATATTAGGGAAGAAAGATAATAAATATATACATACGGTTTGCGGCTTTCAGAATAAAAGTTTGGTTATAATAACTTCATATATTCCAGAATTACCCAAATGGATTGATGAAAGAACAAGAGGAGGTAAATATCATGAATGA
- a CDS encoding PTS fructose transporter subunit IIC: protein MKKIVAVTACPTGIAHTYMAAENLEMAGKELNVAIKVETQGSIGAENQLTENDIREADAVIIAAATKVDKSRFEGKPILEVPVEEAIKNPKDLIERALKMEKPKDYIDKVEKIHEERASQRTGVYKHLMTGVSYMIPFVVAGGISIALSFLWGYKAFQVQGTLPAALMQIGSGAAFALMVPILSGFLAYSIADRPGLVPGMVGGMLAVSTGAGFLGGIISGFLAGYTVYYLKKTIKLPKTMEGLMPVLILPVLSTLIVGLLMIYVVGTPMKTIMTGLTNWLKGMGSTNAVIFGALLGLMMAFDMGGPVNKTVYTFATGLLASNVFMPMAAVMAAGMTPPLGLALATVLFRNRFTQEEREAGKAAWVLGASFITEGAIPFAAADPFRVIPSIMVGSAVTGALLMLFHIELRAPHGGIFVIPIAISNPLLYIVAILIGMVVTALMIGLLKKKIS, encoded by the coding sequence ATGAAAAAGATTGTTGCCGTAACTGCATGTCCTACAGGTATTGCCCATACCTATATGGCTGCAGAGAATCTTGAAATGGCAGGAAAAGAGTTAAATGTGGCAATCAAAGTTGAGACACAGGGGTCAATAGGGGCTGAAAATCAACTGACAGAAAACGACATAAGAGAAGCAGATGCAGTAATAATTGCTGCTGCGACAAAAGTTGACAAGTCCCGTTTTGAAGGTAAACCTATACTGGAGGTCCCTGTAGAGGAAGCTATTAAAAATCCTAAGGATCTAATTGAAAGAGCTTTAAAGATGGAAAAGCCAAAAGATTATATTGATAAAGTCGAAAAAATTCATGAAGAGAGGGCCAGCCAAAGGACAGGTGTTTATAAGCACTTGATGACAGGCGTATCCTACATGATTCCATTTGTCGTCGCTGGTGGTATATCAATAGCACTTTCGTTTCTATGGGGCTACAAGGCATTTCAGGTGCAAGGCACTCTGCCTGCAGCGTTGATGCAGATAGGAAGCGGTGCTGCATTTGCACTGATGGTTCCTATTCTTTCAGGCTTTTTGGCATATTCAATAGCAGATAGGCCTGGACTTGTACCAGGTATGGTAGGCGGTATGTTGGCAGTTTCAACTGGTGCAGGATTTTTAGGCGGTATCATATCTGGTTTTCTTGCTGGTTATACAGTGTATTATCTAAAGAAGACTATAAAATTGCCTAAGACGATGGAAGGACTTATGCCAGTACTCATATTGCCTGTTTTGTCGACTCTTATCGTTGGACTTCTTATGATATACGTTGTTGGTACGCCTATGAAGACGATAATGACAGGACTTACAAATTGGCTTAAGGGTATGGGTTCAACAAACGCAGTCATATTCGGTGCACTACTAGGACTGATGATGGCATTTGATATGGGTGGCCCTGTCAATAAGACAGTATATACATTTGCAACAGGTCTTTTAGCATCAAATGTATTTATGCCTATGGCAGCAGTAATGGCAGCTGGTATGACACCACCTTTAGGCTTGGCACTTGCTACAGTCCTTTTTAGAAATAGATTTACACAAGAAGAAAGAGAGGCAGGAAAAGCAGCTTGGGTATTAGGTGCTTCATTTATAACAGAAGGTGCTATCCCATTTGCAGCGGCAGATCCATTTAGAGTAATCCCATCCATCATGGTGGGGTCTGCAGTAACCGGTGCACTTTTGATGCTTTTCCACATTGAACTTAGAGCACCCCACGGCGGGATATTCGTAATACCAATCGCTATATCAAATCCGCTTTTGTACATCGTAGCAATACTTATTGGCATGGTTGTGACAGCCTTGATGATTGGACTACTGAAAAAGAAAATATCGTGA
- a CDS encoding PTS sugar transporter subunit IIA: MIEEILDKDMMIFDLKSKDKLSVLKELIKPLAAKGAIDDEDKFLDVVLKREEEYSTGIGMGVAIPHGKSSLVKKASLVFGKSKEGIDYNSMDGKPAHLFFLIAAPENSDNLHLKILAKLSRSLMHEEVREELNKAETYEDVVNAFKKYE, translated from the coding sequence ATGATAGAAGAGATACTTGATAAAGATATGATGATTTTCGACTTAAAGTCAAAGGATAAATTATCTGTCTTGAAAGAACTTATAAAACCGTTGGCAGCAAAAGGTGCAATTGATGACGAAGATAAATTCTTGGATGTGGTGTTAAAGAGGGAAGAAGAGTACTCAACTGGAATAGGTATGGGAGTTGCTATACCTCATGGGAAAAGCAGCTTGGTGAAAAAGGCTTCTTTAGTATTTGGAAAGTCGAAGGAGGGGATAGACTACAATTCGATGGATGGAAAACCAGCACACCTCTTTTTCCTGATTGCAGCACCTGAGAATTCAGACAATCTACATCTAAAAATTTTAGCTAAGCTTTCAAGGTCACTGATGCATGAGGAGGTGAGGGAAGAACTTAACAAGGCTGAGACTTACGAAGATGTCGTAAATGCTTTTAAAAAATATGAGTAA